A genome region from Cucurbita pepo subsp. pepo cultivar mu-cu-16 chromosome LG02, ASM280686v2, whole genome shotgun sequence includes the following:
- the LOC111788575 gene encoding proton pump-interactor 1-like → MGVEVVGFEMVEGPVDSVSLADNSVSKSKENGDLDQLPEENAPIKFGSHEDEPVKEQPDVSSASNVPKDAADEWPAPKQIHTFYFIRYRPYEDPNIKAKIDLADKEIQKRSQARFQITETLKGKRAERAELITQVRALKDDNRQFKSIVEEKIKEIEPLNQALGKFRNANNPGRNGGLCSSEEELNASIQALQYHIQHESIPLSEEKQILREIKQLEGTREKVIANAAMRAKLQDSMVHKEAIQDQVKIMGGDLNGVRKEHQAVRAKIKQIEEALKTIDDDIKTLQDELTSVTEKRGRTYESMQQLRKNRDEGNAHFYQSRSIMNKAKDLAAKKDIKALEELACDEVEKFMSLWNGDKAFRDDYEKRILASLDVRQMSRDGRIRNPDEKPILAPVELAPPRTEAAPKPFVKRAKEEPKPVPSDTLPAQKVDKEVKPKAGKPSRPLEKEDKAEEEIPGLEKLSKDIPKEPEVDLVKLKEMKRVEEIAKAKLAMERKKKLQEKAAAKASLRAQKEAEKKLKDREKKAMKKMTASGFASLPDEESAQADAVEEESKESKELEKVDENAEAPVPAKTNIQKETRIRSRGNKQRGVDSIPKVIRKRKKANNYWVWAAPAAAAALLVILLLLGYYYYYLI, encoded by the exons ATGGGTGTTGAGGTTGTTGGATTCGAGATGGTCGAGGGACCGGTGGATTCGGTATCTTTAGCAGATAATTCGGTTTCGAAAAGCAAGGAAAATGGAGATTTAGATCAATTGCCTGAAGAGAATGCGCCCATAAAGTTTGGTTCTCATGAAGATGAACCTGTTAAAGAACAACCTGATGTTTCTTCAGCCTCGAACGTTCCGAAAGATGCTGCTGATGAATGGCCTGCACCTAAACAAATCCATACGTTCTACTTCATAAGGTATCGACCATATGAAGATCCGAATATCAAGGCTAAGATTGATTTGGCTGATAAAGAGATacagaaaaggagtcaagctcGGTTTCAAATCACCGAAACGCTCAAGGGGAAAAGG GCTGAAAGAGCAGAGCTGATTACTCAAGTGAGGGCTCTGAAAGATGACAACCGACAATTTAAATCAATTGTTGAGGAGAAAATTAAGGAAATCGAACCTCTTAATCAAGCTCTTGGCAAGTTCCGCAATGCAAACAATCCTGGTCGTAACGGTGGTTTATGTTCATCTGAGGAAGAGCTCAACGCTTCT ATTCAAGCTTTACAATACCATATACAACATGAGAGCATCCCACTTTCTGAGGAAAAGCAAATTTTAAGAGAAATTAAACAGCTTGAAGGGACAAGGGAGAAAGTTATTGCTAATGCTGCTATGAGAGCCAAGCTCCAGGATTCAATGGTTCATAAAGAAGCCATCCAAGATCAAGTCAAG ATTATGGGTGGTGATTTGAATGGCGTGAGGAAGGAACATCAAGCAGTTAGAGCCAAGATAAAGCAAATCGAGGAGGCTTTGAAGACAATAGACGATGATATTAAAACTTTGCAAGATGAATTAACTTCTGTTACCGAGAAGAGAGGCAGAACGTATGAAAGCATGCAGCAACTTAGGAAGAACCGCGACGAGGGG AACGCCCACTTTTATCAAAGCCGATCGATCATGAACAAAGCTAAAGACCTTGCTGCAAAGAAGGACATCAAGGCCCTTGAGGAGCTCGCTTGTGATGAG GTCGAGAAGTTTATGTCCCTCTGGAATGGTGATAAGGCTTTCAGGGATGACTATGAGAAAAGAATTCTTGCTTCATTGGATGTTCGGCAGATGAGTAGGGATGGTCGGATAAGGAACCCAGATGAAAAGCCAATACTCGCACCTGTAGAACTTGCGCCTCCTCGAACTGAGGCAGCACCAAAACCTTTCGTTAAACGAGCTAAGGAAGAACCGAAACCAGTACCATCTGATACTCTTCCTGCACAGAAAGTTGATAAAGAAGTTAAACCCAAAGCTGGAAAGCCTTCACGCCCCTTGGAAAAAGAGGATAAAGCAGAGGAGGAGATCCCTGGCTTAGAAAAATTATCGAAAGACATCCCTAAAGAACCCGAAGTCGATCTCgtgaaattgaaggaaatgaAGAGGGTTGAAGAAATTGCAAAAGCTAAACTAGCTatggaaaggaagaagaaattgcaAGAGAAAGCTGCTGCAAAAGCCTCTCTACGAGCTCAGAAGGAGGCAGAAAAGAAACTGAAG GACCGCGAAAAGAAAgcgatgaagaagatgacagCATCTGGGTTTGCTTCACTTCCTGACGAAGAATCTGCTCAAGCTGATGCAGTTGAGGAGGAATCCAAGGAATCCAAAGAGCTGGAAAAGGTGGATGAAAATGCCGAAGCTCCAGTTCCAGCCAAGACGAACATCCAAAAGGAGACCCGTATTAGGAGCCGTGGCAACAAgcaaagaggggtggattcgATTCCGAAAGTGATTCGAAAGCGCAAGAAGGCAAACAACTACTGGGTGTGGGCTGCTCCTGCTGCTGCCGCCGCGCTACTCGTGATCCTTCTCTTGCTTGggtactactactactacctTATCTAA
- the LOC111789157 gene encoding probable bifunctional methylthioribulose-1-phosphate dehydratase/enolase-phosphatase E1 1, which produces MATASEVGVNGEKRATISPDYLESKAVLETKALLSELCRHFYGLGWVSGTGGSITIKVHDDAIPKQNQLVLMSPSGVQKERMVPEDMYVLSPDGSILSSPIAKPFPHKPPKCSDCGPLFMKAYQMRDAGAVIHSHGIESCLATMINPSAKEFRITHMEMIKGIKGHGYYDELVIPIIENTAYEYELTESLAKAIEAYPKTTAVLVRNHGIYVWGDSWIHAKTQAECYHYLFDAAIKLYQLGLDWSTPDHGPIRNVKEVVVAGSNNGASSKRCIVLDIEGTTTPISFVTDVLFPYARNNVRKHLSLTFDTAETKEDIALLRSQVQDDLEKGVAGAVPIPLDDSAKEDVIAALVANVEAMIKADRKIPALKQLQGHIWLTGFENNELKGDIFDDVPRALERWHASGIKVYIYSSGSRLAQRLLFGNTKYGDLRKYLCGYFDTAVGNKRETRSYVEIRESVGVDKPSEILFVTDVFQEAVAAKAAGIDVNISIRPGNAPLPDHHEFKTIQSFSQI; this is translated from the exons ATGGCGACGGCATCGGAAGTGGGTGTCAATGGAGAGAAGAGGGCTACGATATCGCCTGATTACTTGGAGAGCAAGGCGGTCCTTGAAACTAAGGCTCTACTTTCAGAGCTGTGCCGCCATTTTTATGGGCTTGGATGGGTCTCTGGGACTGGTGGCAGTATCACCATCAAGGTCCATGATGATGCTATTCCCAAGCAGAATCAGCTCGTTCTTATGTCTCCTTCTG GCGTCCAGAAGGAAAGAATGGTACCAGAGGACATGTACGTGCTATCACCTGATGGTTCTATCTTATCTTCTCCTATTGCTAAGCCATTCCCACACAAGCCTCCAAAATGTTCGGACTGTGGTCCTCTTTTCATGAAG GCATATCAGATGCGAGATGCTGGAGCTGTTATTCACAGTCACGGGATAGAATCATGCCTTGCAACGATGATCAATCCATCAGCAAAGGAATTTAGA ATTACTCATATGGAAATGATCAAAGGAATCAAAGGGCATGGTTATTACGATGAACTCGTGATCCCAATAATAGAAAATACTGCTTATGAATACGAGCTCACAGAATCACTAGCTAAAGCG ATCGAAGCCTACCCAAAAACAACTGCTGTACTTGTTCGAAACCATGGCATTTATGTATGGGGCGATTCATGGATCCATGCAAAAACTCAG GCTGAATGTTACCACTATCTCTTTGATGCGGCCATCAAGCTTTATCAATTGGGCCTAGACTGGTCTACTCCAGATCATGGTCCCATTCGGAACGTCAAGGAAGTCGTAGTAGCTGGTAGCAACAATGGAGCATCTTCAAAG CGTTGCATTGTTCTTGACATAGAAGGAACTACTACTCCAATATCATTTGTGACCGATGTTCTCTTTCCATATGCTCGCAACAATGTCCGCAAGCATTTATCTCTAACATTCGACACTGCAGAGACTAAGGAAGATATTGCGTTGTTACGATCTCAG GTGCAAGATGATCTGGAAAAAGGTGTTGCTGGTGCCGTGCCTATTCCACTCGATGATTCTGCAAAAGAGGACGTTATTGCAGCTCTAGTTGCAAACGTTGAAGCCATGATAAAAGCTGACAGGAAGATTCCTGCTCTAAAGCAGTTGCAA GGTCATATATGGTTAACTGGATTCGAGAACAATGAATTGAAAGGAGACATTTTTGACGATGTACCACGAGCTCTGGAAAGGTGGCACGCGTCGGGCATAAAG GTATACATATACTCGAGCGGCAGTAGATTGGCACAGAGGCTTCTATTTGGAAATACAAAATATGGGGATCTGAGAAAATATTTGTGTGGATATTTTGATACCGCAGTGGG aaacaaaagagaaacGCGCAGTTATGTCGAGATCAGAGAGTCTGTTGGCGTCGATAAGCCATCAGAAATCTTGTTTGTCACTGATGTTTTTCAGGAAGCTGTAGCTGCAAAAGCAGCAG GAATTGATGTGAACATATCCATTCGACCTGGGAATGCTCCTCTTCCAGACCATCATGAGTTCAAGACCATTCAATCCTTTTCACAAATCTGA
- the LOC111787498 gene encoding VQ motif-containing protein 4-like, which translates to MEITSSSTSTTRSSHETDKNPSPNTSPNLLPRSDSTPYPTTFVQADTSNFKHVVQMLTGSSESPRPPHPPPSSKQPSSIPSQDPFQSSKNFAIPPIKTAPKKQQSFKLYERRNHLKNSLMINTLIPNFPGAAGFSPRNTEILSPSILDFPSLALSPVTPLNDDPLFDKSSSSPSLGSSSEEEKAIAEKGFYLHPSPMNTPRVAERPQLLSLFPETSPRVSESSSSS; encoded by the coding sequence ATGGAGATCACTTCATCTTCAACCTCCACCACTAGATCATCCCATGAAACAGACAAAAACCCTTCTCCCAATACTTCCCCTAACCTCCTCCCCAGATCTGATTCCACCCCTTACCCCACCACTTTCGTTCAAGCCGATACCTCCAATTTCAAGCACGTCGTTCAAATGCTCACCGGCTCGTCGGAATCTCCCAGGCCGCCGCACCCACCGCCCTCTTCCAAGCAGCCCTCTTCCATTCCTTCTCAAGACCCCTTTCAATCTTCCAAGAACTTCGCTATTCCTCCGATTAAAACTGCGCCCAAGAAACAGCAGAGTTTCAAGCTGTATGAGCGGCGGAATCACCTCAAGAATAGTTTGATGATCAATACTCTAATCCCTAATTTCCCCGGTGCTGCTGGGTTTTCGCCTCGTAATACTGAGATTCTCTCTCCGAGTATTCTCGATTTTCCTTCTCTGGCGCTCAGTCCTGTTACGCCGTTGAATGATGACCCGTTGTTTGATAAGTCGTCGTCGTCACCTTCGCTTGGAAGCTCGTCGGAGGAAGAGAAGGCGATTGCCGAGAAGGGGTTTTACTTGCATCCGTCGCCGATGAACACACCGAGAGTGGCGGAACGGCCGCAACTTCTGTCTCTATTCCCCGAAACGTCGCCTAGAGTGTCGGAATCGTCGTCTTCTTCGTGA
- the LOC111787667 gene encoding dynamin-related protein 5A, producing the protein MASSNSFFTTPTKTPSEKSSRKTQNSTRMDASESRSRFEAYNRLQAAAVAFGEKLPIPEIVALGGQSDGKSSLLEALLGFRFNVREVEMGTRRPLILQMVHDPTALEPRCRFQDEDSEEYGNPVVLASAIADIIKSRTEALLKKTKTAVSSIPIVMRAEYAHCPNLTIIDTPGFVLKARKGEPENTPQEILSMVKSLASPPHRILLFLQQSSVEWCSSLWLDSIREIDPAFRRTIVVVSKFDNRLKEFGDRWEVDKYLSASGYLGDNTHPFFVALPKDRNTVSNDEFRRQISQVDSEVLRHLRDGVKGGFDEEKFRSHIGFGCLREYLESELQKRYKEAAPATLALLEQRCGEVASELCRMESKIQATSDIAHLRKYAMLYTASISNHVSALIEGAADPAPEQWGKTTMEEQSGSGIGSWPGVTSEVKPANSSLRLYGGAAFERVMFEFRCAAYSIECPSVSREKVANILLAHTGKRGGRGLTEAAAEIARAAARSWLAPLLDTACDRLAFVLENLFDLALERNRAYESQNGKKHCSMDGYVGFHAALRHAYNRFLKDLAKQCKQLLRHHLDSVTSPYSLVCYENDFEGGSLSNASSFQKINRASAGLFSFELSECGTDSHDETIKDQENRPPEKNVQQITPGKGKESREALRECQMTVPETPSPEQPSDVGYAVKKEFVNGMDIGVRKRVSRVTRNSSRIGGQDGGGTLFGNDDGSSRCSSAYTEICSSAAQHFARIREVLIERSVMSTLNSGFLTPCREKLVVALCLELFAVNDEKFTDMFVAPGAIEVLQNERQSLQKRQKILQTCLNEFKTVAQSLC; encoded by the exons ATGGCTTCCTCCAATTCCTTCTTCACCACGCCGACCAAAACCCCTTCAGAAAAGTCCTCCAGAAAGACTCAAAACTCCACCCGGATGGACGCGTCCGAGTCCAGATCCCGATTTGAAGCCTACAATCGTCTTCAGGCGGCGGCTGTGGCGTTTGGCGAAAAGCTTCCGATTCCTGAGATCGTTGCCTTGGGTGGCCAATCCGACGGCAAGAGCTCTCTCTTAGAAGCCCTACTTGGATTCCGCTTCAATGTCCGCGAAGTCGAAATGGGGACACGCAGGCCTTTGATCCTCCAAATGGTCCATGATCCGACTGCTCTCGAGCCCCGTTGCCGATTTCAG GACGAAGATTCTGAAGAATATGGAAATCCTGTTGTTTTAGCATCTGCAATTGCAGACATTATCAAGTCTCGAACTGAGGCGCTGTTGAAGAAGACCAAAACTGCAGTTTCTTCCATCCCTATTGTGATGAGAGCAGAGTATGCACATTGCCCCAACCTTACCATTATTGACACCCCTGGCTTTGTTCTTAAG GCAAGGAAGGGAGAGCCAGAGAACACACCACAAGAAATTCTTTCAATGGTGAAGTCACTTGCAAGTCCTCCCCATCGTATCCTCTTGTTCCTTCAACAAAGTAGTGTAGAGTGGTGTTCTTCATTGTGGTTGGATTCAATTCGTGAAATTGATCCCGCATTCAGACGGACTATTGTTGTTGTCTCCAAATTTGATAATCGTCTTAAG GAATTCGGTGACCGATGGGAAGTGGATAAGTATTTGAGTGCCAGTGGTTACCTTGGAGATAACACTCATCCATTTTTTGTGGCCCTGCCAAAGGACAGAAATACTGTTTCTAATGATGAATTTCGGCGACAAATATCTCAAGTGGATTCTGAAGTTCTTCGTCATCTACGTGATGGTGTCAAGGGAGGGTTCGATGAAGAGAAATttagatctcacattggttttGGCTGCCTGAGGGAATATCTAGAATCCGAGCTTCAGAAGAGATACAAGGAAGCTGCTCCAGCAACTTTGGCTTTGCTAGAGCAACGTTGTGGTGAAGTTGCATCTGAACTATGTAGAATGGAGTCTAAAATACAAGCTACTTCAGATATTGCACATCTTAGGAAATATGCTATGCTGTATACAGCTTCTATCAGCAATCATGTG AGCGCATTGATTGAAGGTGCGGCAGATCCTGCACCAGAGCAATGGGGGAAAACTACTATGGAGGAACAGTCGGGAAGTGGCATTGGAAGTTGGCCTGGTGTTACATCAGAGGTCAAGCCTGCCAACTCCAGCCTTCGGTTGTATGGTGGGGCTGCTTTTGAACGAGTAATGTTTGAGTTTCGATGTGCTGCTTATTCAATTGAGTGTCCTTCAGTTTCAAGGGAGAAG GTAGCAAACATATTACTCGCTCATACTGGCAAACGTGGAGGCAGGGGATTAACAGAAGCAGCTGCAGAGATTGCCCGTGCTGCTGCACGATCATGGCTTGCTCCTCTTCTAGATACTGCTTGTGATCGTCTTGCTTTTGTACTGGAAAATCTTTTTGATCTTGCACTGGAAAGAAATCGTGCCTATGAATCACAAA atgGGAAGAAGCACTGTAGCATGGACGGGTATGTTGGTTTTCACGCTGCTTTAAGGCATGCTTACAATCGTTTTCTGAAGGATCTTGCTAAACAATGCAAGCAACTGCTTCGTCACCACCTCGACTCTGTTACAAGCCCATATTCACTTGTTTGCTACGAGAATGATTTTGAAGGAGGCTCTCTCTCAAATGCATCATCTTTTCAGAAAATTAATCGGGCTTCTGCTGGTTTGTTTTCCTTTGAATTATCTGAATGTGGGACAGATTCTCATGACGAAACAATAAAGGATCAGGAAAACAGACCTCCAGAAAAAAACGTACAGCAGATAACACCAGGAAAAGGTAAAGAATCTAGAGAAGCCCTTCGAGAATGCCAAATGACTGTTCCTGAAACTCCTTCACCAGAGCAACCTAGTGATGTTGGGTACGCAGTAAAGAAGGAATTTGTGAATGGGATGGATATTGGAGTTCGAAAAAGGGTTTCAAGAGTGACCAGAAATTCTAGTCGGATCGGTGGTCAAGATGGCGGCGGAACTTTGTTTGGTAATGATGATGGCAGTTCCAGATGTAGCTCAGCTTACACAGAAATTTGCTCATCGGCAGCGCAACATTTTGCTAGGATTCGTGAAGTTCTCATTGAGCGAAGTGTGATGTCTACACTGAATTCTGGATTCTTAACACCTTG TCGAGAAAAACTTGTAGTGGCACTTTGTTTGGAATTATTTGCCGTGAATGACGAGAAGTTCACAGACATGTTCGTAGCTCCAGGTGCTATTGAGGTACTTCAGAATGAGAGACAGTCTCTCCAAAAGCGCCAAAAGATACTACAAACATGTTTGAATGAGTTCAAAACTGTAGCTCAATCACTTTGTTGA